In a genomic window of Shouchella clausii:
- a CDS encoding type Z 30S ribosomal protein S14 encodes MAKKSMIAKQKRTPKYNVQAYTRCERCGRPHSVLRKFKLCRICFRELAYKGQIPGVKKASW; translated from the coding sequence TTGGCAAAAAAATCAATGATCGCAAAGCAAAAACGCACACCGAAATATAATGTTCAAGCTTATACTCGTTGTGAGCGTTGCGGCCGTCCTCACTCAGTGCTGCGCAAATTCAAACTTTGCCGTATTTGCTTCAGAGAACTTGCTTACAAAGGGCAAATTCCTGGCGTGAAAAAAGCAAGCTGGTAA